The following proteins come from a genomic window of Streptomyces liliiviolaceus:
- a CDS encoding LAETG motif-containing sortase-dependent surface protein, which yields MNLFRKSASAALAALALAALSVTSAEAHDGLHPFRNCTEAYENGYSNIVKGDDHYGEHLDRDKDGIGCDKPPAGFVPASDQDTNTDGKDETGRDEGTATGRRTPDLAETGGSGATPYIAAGGATVLLAGGGVLFALRRRRDAS from the coding sequence GTGAACCTGTTCCGCAAGTCCGCCTCCGCGGCCCTCGCCGCGCTGGCCCTGGCCGCCCTGTCCGTCACCAGCGCCGAGGCCCACGACGGCCTGCACCCGTTCAGGAACTGCACCGAGGCGTACGAGAACGGGTACTCCAACATCGTCAAGGGCGACGACCACTACGGCGAGCACCTGGACCGCGACAAGGACGGCATCGGCTGCGACAAGCCGCCCGCCGGTTTCGTCCCCGCGAGCGACCAGGACACGAACACGGACGGCAAGGACGAGACCGGCAGGGACGAGGGCACGGCCACCGGCCGCCGGACCCCCGACCTCGCGGAGACCGGCGGCAGCGGCGCCACCCCGTACATCGCGGCCGGCGGCGCGACCGTCCTCCTGGCCGGCGGCGGAGTGCTGTTCGCCCTCCGCAGGCGCCGCGACGCCAGCTGA